One genomic segment of Natrialbaceae archaeon AArc-T1-2 includes these proteins:
- a CDS encoding EthD family reductase, protein MYKHVALLVRKAGMSHEAFLEHWQREHTPIATEIDGVVRYQQVLPADPDATEFDGIAELYFEDVEKLYDALGSEGSRDYDPEKGNAKKAREDVENFLAIDERPRLIGEEIVERDDVGGDTDGLYKHSAFLVRKAGMSYEAFLEHWATEHVPLAREIPGVVRYARVVPTEPDTSEFDGIAELYFEELDALRAALGHESSRDYDPDHPTAKAPREDVENFLALADRPRFVGQERLVRADDLE, encoded by the coding sequence ATGTACAAGCACGTCGCCTTGCTCGTCCGCAAGGCCGGCATGAGCCACGAGGCGTTCCTCGAGCACTGGCAACGCGAACACACGCCGATCGCCACGGAGATCGACGGCGTCGTTCGCTACCAGCAGGTTCTGCCGGCTGACCCCGACGCAACCGAGTTCGACGGTATCGCCGAACTCTACTTCGAAGACGTCGAGAAGCTGTACGACGCGCTGGGCAGCGAGGGATCTCGCGATTACGATCCGGAGAAGGGAAACGCAAAGAAAGCCCGCGAGGACGTCGAGAACTTCCTCGCGATCGACGAGCGGCCTCGACTCATCGGCGAGGAGATCGTCGAGAGAGACGACGTCGGCGGCGACACCGACGGCCTCTACAAGCACTCGGCGTTTCTCGTCCGCAAAGCGGGCATGAGCTACGAGGCGTTCCTCGAGCACTGGGCGACCGAACACGTCCCGCTCGCACGCGAGATCCCCGGCGTCGTTCGCTACGCCCGCGTCGTTCCCACCGAGCCCGACACGTCCGAGTTCGACGGCATCGCCGAACTCTACTTCGAGGAGCTGGATGCGCTGCGGGCCGCCCTCGGCCACGAGTCCTCCCGGGACTACGACCCCGACCATCCCACGGCGAAGGCGCCGCGCGAGGACGTCGAGAACTTTCTCGCGCTCGCGGATCGTCCCCGCTTCGTCGGCCAGGAACGACTCGTCCGGGCCGACGACCTCGAATGA
- a CDS encoding GNAT family N-acetyltransferase: protein MTGDTCRAWNPTSCTGGTDCPPRCPRFVDARGEVLLVEPLADGHLEQLCSMYGSYPAEHRSMGLPPVTSGYVAEWLADLRERGRNLVARDGDRVVGHAAYSPTSSDEPHLIVFVDPGFFERGIGSELVRQAIAYADADGHEALVLDVTATNERAVAVYRTLGFEEIERRGNDVRMRLSLEEPIADAVGLAPADRPANA, encoded by the coding sequence ATGACCGGCGACACCTGTCGCGCCTGGAATCCGACATCTTGTACCGGTGGCACGGACTGTCCGCCTCGCTGCCCGCGATTCGTCGACGCGCGGGGCGAGGTGTTGCTCGTCGAACCGCTCGCCGACGGCCACCTCGAGCAGTTGTGCTCGATGTACGGGAGTTACCCTGCCGAGCACCGCTCGATGGGGCTGCCGCCCGTGACCAGCGGGTACGTCGCGGAGTGGCTCGCGGACTTGCGCGAACGCGGTAGAAATTTGGTCGCTCGCGACGGCGACCGGGTCGTCGGCCACGCGGCGTACTCGCCGACCTCGAGCGACGAGCCCCACCTCATCGTCTTCGTCGACCCCGGCTTCTTCGAGCGCGGCATCGGGAGCGAACTCGTCCGTCAGGCCATCGCCTACGCCGACGCCGACGGCCACGAGGCGCTCGTGCTCGACGTCACCGCCACGAACGAACGCGCAGTCGCCGTCTATCGGACGTTAGGATTCGAGGAGATCGAACGCCGCGGTAACGACGTCCGGATGCGACTGTCCCTCGAGGAACCGATCGCCGACGCCGTCGGGCTGGCTCCGGCCGACCGGCCGGCGAACGCATAG